From Medicago truncatula cultivar Jemalong A17 chromosome 7, MtrunA17r5.0-ANR, whole genome shotgun sequence, a single genomic window includes:
- the LOC25499219 gene encoding F-box/kelch-repeat protein OR23: MNSDENSGDIPPLSTTEDSSPPPPPPPSPPSSVLIPNLPNEVSRTILSMIPYAHHARLKSISKSWKSALSSKSFLNNLLLHNRNSVICIFPQDPSISTPYLFDVNAVAWCPLPPMPCNPHVYGLCNFAAVPFGSHVYIIGGSVFDTRSFPINRPSSSSLVFRFNFRDFSWENRASMISPRGSFAYAVISNPGEIVVAGGGSRHLVFGAAGSRIRAVERYDVEEDRWEEMDPLPCFRAGCVGFVERGEREFRVVGGYSGSMTVSGVFPVDEYCRDAVVMGLEDGLWREVGDVWGDGENVRAGKIVVGDDDCGSPLVFMLDVNEIFRYEMSSNRWVYETCVPKRPPRGSAFGVVVVAGELYVLTHLYDDDFTESRRSRSYKKTGTMCFQIYNPKRKAWRTMVTKSPFTRRVDITSAVLSTIGL; this comes from the exons atgaattccGATGAGAATTCTGGCGATATCCCTCCATTGTCGACAACGGAGGattcatcaccaccaccaccaccaccaccatcaccaccatcatcagtCCTAATCCCAAATCTTCCAAACGAAGTTTCACGAACAATCCTTTCAATGATTCCTTACGCACATCACGCTCGTCTGAAATCAATTTCCAAATCATGGAAATCTGCACTTTCATCAAAATCATTTCTCAACAATCTCTTACTTCATAACCGCAACagtgttatttgtattttccCTCAAGATCCTTCAATTTCCACGCCGTATCTCTTCGACGTTAACGCCGTTGCGTGGTGTCCACTTCCTCCTATGCCGTGTAACCCTCACGTTTACGGTTTGTGTAACTTCGCCGCCGTTCCGTTTGGTTCTCATGTTTACATCATCGGTGGATCGGTTTTCGATACTCGCTCTTTTCCGATTAATCGTCCTTCGTCTTCCTCGTTGGTGTTTCGTTTCAATTTTCGTGATTTTTCGTGGGAGAATCGTGCTTCCATGATTTCACCTCGTGGAAGTTTCGCTTATGCGGTGATTTCGAATCCGGGTGAGATTGTGGTTGCCGGAGGTGGATCCCGGCATTTGGTATTTGGAGCGGCGGGATCGAGGATTAGGGCGGTGGAGCGTTACGATGTGGAGGAGGATCGGTGGGAGGAAATGGATCCGTTGCCGTGTTTTCGTGCCGGGTGTGTTGGATTTGTGGAGAGGGGAGAGAGGGAGTTTAGGGTGGTTGGTGGTTATAGTGGTTCCATGACGGTTTCGGGGGTGTTTCCGGTGGATGAGTATTGTAGAGATGCGGTGGTGATGGGATTGGAGGATGGTTTGTGGCGTGAGGTTGGAGATGTGTGGGGCGATGGGGAGAATGTTAGGGCTgggaagattgttgttggtgatgatgATTGTGGTTCTCCTTTGGTTTTCATGCTTGATGTCAACGAGATTTTCAG ATATGAAATGTCCTCAAATCGTTGGGTATACGAGACTTGTGTGCCAAAAAGACCTCCCCGTGGTTCAGCCTTTGGTGTTGTTGTAGTAGCTGGCGAGCTGTATGTATTGACacatttatatgatgatgatttcaCAGAAAGTCGAAGGTCCAGATCCTATAAGAAGACAGGAACAATGTGCTTTCAAATCTATAATCCGAAAAGGAAGGCATGGAGAACAATGGTCACAAAATCGCCTTTCACTCGCCGTGTAGATATTACTAGTGCTGTATTGAGCACAATTGGTCTGTGA